The Oncorhynchus masou masou isolate Uvic2021 chromosome 31, UVic_Omas_1.1, whole genome shotgun sequence genome includes a region encoding these proteins:
- the LOC135524331 gene encoding peptidyl-prolyl cis-trans isomerase FKBP4-like has translation MTAEEVTNEEQNNIPMEGEDITQKKDGGVLKLVKQEGTGTELPMTGDKVFVHYVGTLLDGTPFDSSRDRGEKFSFELGKGQVIKAWDLGVATMKVGEISQLICKPEYAYGTAGSPPKIPPNATLVFQVELFEFRGEDITEGEDGGIIRRIITKGEGYTKPNEGAAVEVCLEGSCEGKVFDKRELKFELGDGESLGLPSGVEKALMAMEQGEESLFIIKPKYGYGNTGNSKYNIPGEATLQYKLKLTTFDKAKESWEMNSAEKLEQSIIVKEKGTQYFKEGKYRQASVQYKRIVSWLENESSLPEGEEQKAQALRLAAHLNLAMCFLKLQEPSSAFDNCDKALDLDDTNEKALFRRGEALFAMKEFDRARADFQRVIQLYPSNKAAKSQVALCQKQIKEQHEKDKRLYANMFQKFAERDAKEEADKGMENGGGMEVEESGGQE, from the exons ATGACTGCAGAAGAGGTGACCAACGAAGAACAGAACAACATCCCGATGGAGGGAGAGGATATCACGCAGAAGAAAGATGGAGGGGTTTTAAAG TTGGTGAAGCAGGAAGGCACAGGGACAGAGCTGCCTATGACTGGGGACAAGGTGTTTGTTCACTATGTTGGCACCCTGCTGGATGGAACCCCGTTTGACTCCAGTCGTGACCGAGGAGAGAAGTTTTCCTTTGAGCTGGGAAAAG gccaggtcATCAAGGCGTGGGACCTGGGAGTGGCTACTATGAAAGTAGGAGAGATCAGCCAGCTGATCTGTAAACCAGAGTATGCCTACGGCACTGCTGGCAGCCCCCCGAAGATACCCCCCAACGCTACACTTGTCTTCCAG gtggaGTTGTTTGAGTTTCGGGGGGAGGACATCactgagggagaggatggaggaatcATCCGTCGCATCATCACTAAGGGAGAGGGATACACTAAGCCTAATGAAGGAGCTGCAGTAGAAG TGTGTTTGGAGGGCAGCTGTGAGGGCAAGGTGTTTGACAAGAGGGAGCTGAAGTTTGAgttgggagatggagagagcctTGGTCTGCCAAGCGGAGTGGAAAAAGCCCTGATGGCtatggagcagggagaggagtCCCTCTTCATCATCAAACCCAA gtatgGCTATGGAAACACAGGCAACAGCAAGTACAATATTCCTGGTGAAGCCACTCTGCAGTACAAACTCAAACTGACCACCTTCGACAAG GCCAAGGAATCCTGGGAAATGAACTCTGCAGAGAAACTGGAGCAGAGCATCATTGTCAAGGAGAAGGGAACACAGTACTTCAAG gagGGAAAGTATCGCCAAGCGTCTGTCCAGTATAAGAGGATTGTGTCCTGGCTGGAGAATGAATCGAGTTTACCCGAGGGGGAGGAGCAGAAGGCTCAAGCCCTGCGGTTGGCTGCTCACCTCAACCTGGCCATGTGCTTCCTCAAGCTTCAGGAACCAAGCTCTGCTTTTGACAACTGTGACAAG GCCCTGGACCTGGACGACACTAATGAAAAGGCTCTATTCCGGAGGGGGGAGGCGCTGTTTGCCATGAAGGAGTTTGATAGGGCGAGAGCAGACTTCCAGCGTGTCATACAACTGTATCCTAGCAACAAGGCCGCCAAAAGCCAG GTGGCTCTGTGCCAGAAACAGATTAAGGAGCAGCATGAGAAGGACAAGAGGCTCTATGCCAACATGTTCCAGAAGTTTGCTGAGAGAGACGCTAAG GAGGAGGCTGACAAGGGGATGGAGAacggaggagggatggaggtggaggagagtggaggacagGAGTAA